From a region of the Acomys russatus chromosome 4, mAcoRus1.1, whole genome shotgun sequence genome:
- the Bpifb3 gene encoding BPI fold-containing family B member 3, giving the protein MLGVYTLFLLWGLATPCLGLLETVGTLARIDKDELGKAIQNSLVGGPILQNVLGTVTSLNQGLLGAGGLLGGGGLLSYGGIFSLVEELSGLKIEELTLPKVSVKLLAGVGVQLNLHTKISLHGSGPLVGLLQLAAEVNVSSKVALGMSPRGTPILVLKRCNTLLGRISLMSGLLPTPIFGLVEQTLCKVLPGLLCPVVDSVLSVVNELLGATLSLVPLGPLGTVEFTLATLPLISNQYIELDVNPIVKSIAGDVIDFPKPRLPIKVPPKEDHTSQVTVPLYLFSTVFGLLQTNGALDLDITPEMVPRNIPLTTTDLAALAPEALGKLPPGQHLLLSLRVTKAPMVLLQNKKATVSIPATIHVLSSVPQGTPVALFQLNGVMTLNAQLAPSSTKLHISLSLERLSVQLASSFSQPFDASRLEEWLSDVVRAAYLQKLNEHLEVGIPLPKILNVNFANSAIDIIENAVVLTVAP; this is encoded by the exons ATGCTGGGTGTGTACACCCTGTTTCTGCTCTGGGGCCTGGCCACTCCCTGCCTGGGGCTGCTTGAGACAGTGGGCACACTTGCTCGGATTGACAAAGATGAGCTGGGCAAAG CTATCCAGAACTCACTGGTTGGGGGCCCTATTCTGCAAAACGTGCTGGGAACAGTGACGTCGCTGAACCAGGGCCTCCTGGGTGCAGGAGGACTGCTTGGAGGCGGTGGCCTTCTGAGCTACGGAGGCATCTTTAGTCTTGTGGAGGAACTCTCTGG GCTGAAGATAGAGGAACTAACTCTGCCCAAAGTGTCAGTCAAGCTGCTGGCAGGGGTTGGGGTGCAACTGAACCTCCACACCAAGATTAGCCTGCATGGCTCCGG TCCCCTAGTGGGCCTCCTGCAGCTGGCCGCAGAGGTGAATGTGTCTTCAAAGGTGGCGCTGGGCATGAGCCCACGGGGGACTCCCATCCTGGTCCTTAAGCGCTGCAACACGCTCTTGGGCCGCATCAGTCTGATGTCAGG GCTCCTGCCCACACCGATCTTTGGACTCGTAGAACAGACACTTTGCAAGGTGCTGCCTGGACTG CTGTGCCCCGTGGTAGACAGCGTGTTGAGTGTGGTGAACGAGCTCTTGGGGGCTACGCTGA GTCTGGTGCCCCTCGGGCCTCTGGGAACTGTGGAGTTCACCCTGGCTACGCTGCCTCTAATCTCCAACCAGTACATCGAACTGGATGTGAAT CCTATCGTGAAGAGCATAGCCGGTGATGTCATTGATTTCCCCAAGCCACGCCTCCCAATCAAGGTGCCCCCCAAGGAGGACCACACCTCCCAAGTGACTGTCCCACTCTACCTCTTCAGCACCGTGTTTGGGCTCCTGCAGACCAATGGTGCCCTTGATCTAGACATCACCCCTGAGATG GTTCCCAGAAATATCCCACTGACAACTACCGACCTTGCGGCTTTGGCCCCTGAG GCCCTGGGGAAACTGCCCCCTGGTCAGCACCTCTTGCTCTCACTGCGGGTGACAAAAGCACCCATGGTCCTGCTGCAGAACAAAAAGGCCACGGTCTCCATCCCGGCCACCATCCATGTGCTGTCTTCTGTCCCTCAAGGAACTCCTGTAGCCCTTTTCCAGCTGAATGGG GTTATGACTCTAAATGCCCAACTGGCTCCGTCCTCCACCAAGCTGCACATATCTTTGTCCCTGGAACG GCTGAGTGTCcagctggcttcctccttttcccaACCTTTTGAT GCATCCCGCCTAGAAGAGTGGCTCAGCGATGTGGTCCGGGCTGCCTACCTGCAGAAGCTCAATG AACACCTGGAGGTTGGAATTCCACTGCCTAAGATTCTCAATGTCAACTTTGCCAATTCAGCAATAGATATCATCGAG AATGCAGTTGTGCTCACTGTGGCTCCGTGA